A portion of the Lolium rigidum isolate FL_2022 chromosome 1, APGP_CSIRO_Lrig_0.1, whole genome shotgun sequence genome contains these proteins:
- the LOC124683947 gene encoding uncharacterized protein LOC124683947, translating into MSLRRSVGFLLTRRFSPRATPRTAPARSLHSLKDFHVPGGIGRATGVATAAVASAAALALQYFRKDTADDEASRKQEEEDMKARFEDWVKKYNMTYPDEEEKAMRFNVFKDNIKSFESQGLLPNCFADLKDEELPSRRSCIADIDQDIEECLQAKILAETGEFTWTPDVMQGHKKATQVSA; encoded by the exons ATGTCCCTACGGCGGTCCGTTGGTTTCCTCCTCACACGGAGGTTCTCGCCACGGGCGACCCCAAGGACGGCTCCTGCACGCTCTCTCCACTCCTTG AAGGATTTCCACGTTCCTGGTGGCATTGGTCGTGCTACTGGCGTGGCCACGGCTGCGGTTGCTAGTGCTGCAGCGTTGGCGCTTCAGTATTTCAGGAAAGACACAGCAGATGATGAAG CATCTCGCAAGCAAGAGGAGGAGGACATGAAGGCGAGGTTCGAGGATTGGGTGAAGAAGTACAACATGACATACCCAGACGAGGAAGAGAAGGCTATGCGGTTCAATGTGTTCAAGGACAACATCAAGTCGTTCGAATCGCAGGGTTTGCTTCCAAACTGTTTTGCAGACTTGAAAGATGAGGAGCTCCCTTCGCGCCGGTCCTGTATCGCTGACATAGACCAAGACATCGAAGAGTGCCTCCAGGCCAAGATTCTCGCTGAGACAG GAGAATTTACGTGGACACCAGACGTGATGCAGGGCCACAAGAAGGCAACCCAAGTCTCTGCCTAG